From Desulfuromonas sp.:
AAGCCGAGGGTGACAATGGCGAGATAGTCGCCACGCAGCCGGAGAATCGGGAAACCGAGGAGAATACCGAATATAGTCGCGACCAGCCCGCCGATCGGCAAAGCCGGCCAGAAACCGACGCCGAACTTGCTGTTAAGAATGCCGTAAGTGTAGGCGCCGATGGCAAAAAAAGCGACATAACCGAGATCGAGCATGCCGGCGAGGCCAACATTGATATTGAGACCGAGACCGAGTACGACAAAAATCAGGGCCAGGACCATGATGTTGACCTGGGAAATATTGAACAGCAGCGGGAAAACCAGAAAGAAAACAGCGGCAATTATGATCAGCGGCCGGTAGACCTTCGGTTCGGAGAACAGGCGCTCGGTCAGGGAGGCGGCCTGGGTGTCGCTTTCAGCATCGTCGCTTTTGGCCTGTGACGCCTTGCGCTCCATCGCCCAACGCCAGACGAAGGAGAGAGCAAACGAGCCAATGCCGACCCAGAGCATGTTCATCCAGCGCCACTCGACAACATCCTTGAGAGTATTAACCTTGACTACGACAAACGGAAAGGTGAGAAAGATGAACCAGAGGGCGATGCCGAACGATTTTTTGATATCCTGTACCATTGACACCCCCTAAACCTTCTGCTTGACGGTCTTGCCGAGAAGACCGGATGGTCGCAGGGTCAGAATCAGCACCAGCAAGCCGAAGGCAAAGACATCCTCGTAAGCGCTTGAGATGTAGCCGGCGGCGAAGGCCTCGGAAAGTCCGAGAATCATCGCTCCGAGTACCGCTCCCGGGATATTGCCGATGCCGCCGAGGACGGCGGCGGTAAACGCCTTGATGCCGGCGATAAAGCCGATATAGAAGTTGATTTGGCCGATGTAGGAACCGACCAGAACACCCCCGATCGCGGCGAGCACCGAACCGATAATAAAGGTCATGGAAATCACCCGGTCGACATTGACTCCGGTCAGGCGGGCCATGGTCAGGTCCTGCTGGGTCGCCCGCATCGCCTTGCCGATCCGGGTGTACTTGATCAACAGAGTCAGGCCGACCATGGTGATCGCGGTAACCACCAGGATAATCAATTCGGCTGACCCGATGATATGAGCGACCGGCTCCATGAAAGCGAATTCCGGGACCAGTTGCGGAAACGGCAGAAAATCGGGCGTCTGGGCGAGCAGAACATAATTCTGCAGGAAGAGCGACATGCCGATGGCGCTGATCAGCGGCGACAGTCGCGGCGCGCCGCGCAGTGGCCGATAGGCGATTTTTTCAAGGGTATAGCCATAGGCGGCGGCGTAGATCATGGCGATCAGAGCGGCCAGGATCAGGATTGAAACCCCGCTGAAGCCGTAAATGGTCAGCACCCCGGAGACGATCAGTGCAACAAAGGCGCCGATCATGTAGACCTCGCCATGGGCGAAGTTGATCAGCTGAATAATGCCGTAGACCATGGTATAGCCGAGGGCGATCAGGGCGTAGATGCTCCCCCGCGTCAGGCCGCTGAAACAGAGTTCAATAAAATAATCCATAAATTCTTTCCCAAGGATTTTAATACAGGGTTCGGCCTGTCAATATTAAGGCTGACAGGTCCACTTGGGTACAATGGTCTGACCAGAAAAGTCAAGGCCTTTCTGGCTAGGGCTTAAACAAATCAGGGGACAGGCCCGAGGCCTGTCCCCTGAGGGTTGGTTCAAGATAAAAGATTACTGCACTTCGGCGAACGCGCCATTCTTGACCTGGTAGACCGAGAAGCCGACGCCGACAGCATCACCTTTGGCATCGAATTTTATCGTGCCGACCGCGGTATCAACCATTGAACTCTTCAGGGCCTTTTCGATACCGGCCATATCGGTTCCACCTGACACCTTGATGTCGTTGAGGACCGCCTGCATCGCAGCGTAGCCCTGGTCGAAGAAGGTTCCCGGCTCCTTGCCATATTTTTCCTGGTAGTCGGCCCGGGCCTTCTTGTTCTCGGCATATTTGGAGACATCCATCGGACCGGTGGCATAAACGCCCTCGGCATTCTTGCCGGCGATTTCGAGGAAACCATCACCCTTGATGCCGTCCGGACCAAGGAACGGGATCTTGACCCGCTTTCTCTTCATCAGGCCGATCAACTTGGAGGCTTCGGGATGATAGCCGCCGAAAACGACCGCATCAGCCCCGACCCGCTTGAGCTTCTGGATAAACGCCGAGTAATCGATAGCGCCCGGGGTAATTCCCTCATAGAGAACGACCTTGGCCTTGCCGGTCTCTTCAATGAACTTTCGCGAAAAATCAGCGAATCCCTTGCCGTAATCGCCCTTGTCATGGAGGATGGCAACCTTCTTGGCACCGAGGTTGTCGATGACAAAGTCAGCAGCCAACTTGCCCTGCTCGTCATCAGCAGCGATGGTGCGGTAGAAATTCGGATAGTCACCGCTCTTGGTCAGCGGCGGATTGGTTGCCGAAGGAGAGATGGCGATAACACCCGCCTCCTTGTAGATACCGAGAGCAGCCTTGGTCGCTCCGGAGCAGACGTGACCGATGACAACCTTGGCCCCTTCAGAGACCAGGTTGGTAGCAACATTGACTGCAATCTCCGGCTTGCACTGGTCATCCATCGCGACCAGCTTGACTTTACTACCGTTGATGCCGCCAGCGGCGTTGACCTGCTCAACGAGCAACTCGGCCGCTTCCTTGGTCGGAATGCCGTAAGGGGCGAGATCGCCGGTATGCGGTCCGGCGACACCAACAACGATCTCATGATTCTTGGCGAAAACCGGGCTGGCCAGCATGGCCATAGCTACAATCAGGACAACCGAAAAAAACTTTTTCATTTTTGCCTCCATTGAATGGAATATTTTTAGCACAAGCAAACAACTTGTGCTCACGAACGGACATTAAACTTAGCGAAAGAATCGGGCTTGGTCAAGCTGTATATCTTCAAAAAGGCGCAACCGACGAAACGGATTTTTTCTTTATTTTGACCAATCAGACAACCTTTCTGCATTGATCTTTTTTTGGCCATGTCAAACTTCATGCAGCTTGTTGCCGGCTCAGGAATATGCTATTAACTTGCCGCGATGAGATCAAACCGGACAAACAAGCGAAAAAGCACCTTCCGCGAGGGGGTGGCCGCCGCCTGGCCGATCTGTCTCGGCTATTTCCCGATCGGTATGGCTCTCGGTGTACTCGGCCAGAAGGCGGGGCTGGGACCCTTATGGATCGGTCTGATGTCAGTCATAGTCTTTGCCGGATCGGCCCAGTTTATCGGTGTCGCGATGATCGACGGCGGCGCCTCGGCAGCTTCGATTATCGTGACGACTTTTGTTGTCAATTCCCGCCATTTCCTGATGAGTTCGGCGCTGGCTGTTCCGCTCAAGGGCGTCCGCAGTCTCTTTCTCTGCCTGTTCGCCTACGGCATTACCGACGAGAGCTTCGGGGTCAACATGACCCGCTTCCGCAAAGGGGACTGGGACAAATGGAGGGCCCTGATTGTTCATCACACCGCCAATACCACCTGGATAGCAGCAACCATCCTCGGCGCCCTGATCGGCACCCTGATTCCGGAAGGTGCGTTCGGCATCGACTATGCCCTGCCGGCCATGTTTATTGCCCTGCTGGTGCTGCAGCTTCAGGGTCGGGCTTATATCTTCACCGGCATCCTGGCGGCGGTCACGGCTATTATCTGGAAACTTCTGGTCCCGGGAGAGAGCTATATCGTCGCCGCGGCTGTCATCGCCGCCACCGGCGGTTTTATCGTCCGCCGTCATCTGCGACGCAAACGGGAGGCCGCGGCATGACCTTCCAGGATTACCTGTTACTGCTTATGGGTATGGGTCTCGTTACCTACCTGCCGCGACTGTTGCCGCTATTGTTCCTGTCGCAGCGGCAATTGCCGCAATGGTTGATTGACTGGCTCGAGCTGATCCCGGTCGCGATTCTTGCCGCTCTGCTGGCAC
This genomic window contains:
- a CDS encoding branched chain amino acid ABC transporter substrate-binding protein; this encodes MKKFFSVVLIVAMAMLASPVFAKNHEIVVGVAGPHTGDLAPYGIPTKEAAELLVEQVNAAGGINGSKVKLVAMDDQCKPEIAVNVATNLVSEGAKVVIGHVCSGATKAALGIYKEAGVIAISPSATNPPLTKSGDYPNFYRTIAADDEQGKLAADFVIDNLGAKKVAILHDKGDYGKGFADFSRKFIEETGKAKVVLYEGITPGAIDYSAFIQKLKRVGADAVVFGGYHPEASKLIGLMKRKRVKIPFLGPDGIKGDGFLEIAGKNAEGVYATGPMDVSKYAENKKARADYQEKYGKEPGTFFDQGYAAMQAVLNDIKVSGGTDMAGIEKALKSSMVDTAVGTIKFDAKGDAVGVGFSVYQVKNGAFAEVQ
- a CDS encoding AzlD domain-containing protein, yielding MTFQDYLLLLMGMGLVTYLPRLLPLLFLSQRQLPQWLIDWLELIPVAILAALLAPTLTVDPNNTINVLRPEFWVAIPTFLFAIRTKSLGGTVLMGMGLFWVAGMA
- a CDS encoding branched-chain amino acid ABC transporter permease LivH (LivHMGF is the membrane component of the LIV-I/LS branched-chain amino acid transporter), with the protein product MDYFIELCFSGLTRGSIYALIALGYTMVYGIIQLINFAHGEVYMIGAFVALIVSGVLTIYGFSGVSILILAALIAMIYAAAYGYTLEKIAYRPLRGAPRLSPLISAIGMSLFLQNYVLLAQTPDFLPFPQLVPEFAFMEPVAHIIGSAELIILVVTAITMVGLTLLIKYTRIGKAMRATQQDLTMARLTGVNVDRVISMTFIIGSVLAAIGGVLVGSYIGQINFYIGFIAGIKAFTAAVLGGIGNIPGAVLGAMILGLSEAFAAGYISSAYEDVFAFGLLVLILTLRPSGLLGKTVKQKV
- a CDS encoding branched-chain amino acid ABC transporter permease, with amino-acid sequence MRSNRTNKRKSTFREGVAAAWPICLGYFPIGMALGVLGQKAGLGPLWIGLMSVIVFAGSAQFIGVAMIDGGASAASIIVTTFVVNSRHFLMSSALAVPLKGVRSLFLCLFAYGITDESFGVNMTRFRKGDWDKWRALIVHHTANTTWIAATILGALIGTLIPEGAFGIDYALPAMFIALLVLQLQGRAYIFTGILAAVTAIIWKLLVPGESYIVAAAVIAATGGFIVRRHLRRKREAAA